Proteins found in one Triticum urartu cultivar G1812 chromosome 4, Tu2.1, whole genome shotgun sequence genomic segment:
- the LOC125552371 gene encoding zinc finger protein 7-like, translating to MKSGSGVQEACEDQVSEISSQAASNNNEASNTSSRPKLALDLSLTVTATAAATTTAESSTTDSNGGAQAAREPTRVFTCNYCQRKFFSSQALGGHQNAHRRERTLARRAVHRLEAYPYGYADVASLPLYGSPGLYPIGIQAHASALQGAAAQAERQQHQHQQQDAAVLAATPARARALLGPMPFLVGGDEEVSFGWPGSFRPPPPGAGVLPLLHSGPNFGSSSGSGSVVVQADEEPDLTLRL from the coding sequence ATGAAGAGCGGCAGCGGCGTCCAAGAAGCGTGTGAGGATCAGGTGTCCGAGATCAGCAGCCAGGCGGCGTCCAACAACAACGAGGCGTCCAACACCTCCTCCCGCCCCAAGCTCGCCCTCGACCTATCGCTCACCGTCACCGCGACCGCCGCCGCCACGACGACCGCCGAGTCGAGCACCACCGACAGCAACGGCGGCGCGCAGGCCGCGCGCGAGCCGACGCGGGTGTTCACCTGCAACTACTGCCAGAGGAAGTTCTTCAGCTCGCAGGCGCTGGGCGGGCACCAGAACGCGCACCGGCGGGAGCGCACGCTGGCCCGGCGCGCGGTGCACCGGCTGGAGGCCTACCCCTACGGCTACGCCGACGTGGCCTCCCTCCCGCTCTACGGCTCCCCCGGGCTGTACCCCATCGGCATCCAGGCGCACGCGTCGGCGCTCCAGGGCGCGGCGGCGCAGGCGGAGCGGCAGCAGCACCAGCACCAGCAGCAGGACGCCGCCGTCCTCGCGGCCACGCCGGCGCGCGCGCGGGCGCTGCTGGGCCCGATGCCGTTCCTCGTGGGCGGCGACGAGGAGGTCAGCTTCGGGTGGCCCGGCAGCTtcaggccgccgccgccgggcGCCGGCGtgctccccctcctccactccggCCCCAACttcggcagcagcagcggcagcggcagcgtCGTGGTGCAGGCCGACGAGGAGCCCGACCTCACGCTTAGACTCTAG
- the LOC125552369 gene encoding bZIP transcription factor 1-B-like isoform X2, protein MGKGDVATRSKSQKSSTAQNEQSTPTNPRTAYPDWSQFQAYYNVPGTAQMTPPAYFHSTVTPGPQGHPYMWGPQMMPPYGTPPPYTTMYAQGTPYQQAPMPPTSGAGGSETDKSNKNKRKTPLKRSKGSLGSLDVVTVKDKTPPTKPLVSSSNEGSSQSESGSGSYSGGSSTNSKSGSHTKDGSEHGPANDASNKGVTAQGTAVEPTQVSSGPVVLNPMMPYWPVPPPMPGQATGVSMGVDYWGAPTSVPMHGKAVAAPTSAPSSNSRDIVLSDPVIQDEREVKKQKRKQSNRESARRSRLRKQAEWEEVASRADLLKQENSSLKEELKQLQEKCDNLTSENTSLHEKLKALDSEKPNGNL, encoded by the exons ATGGGAAAGGGAGATGTGGCCACTAGGTCCAAATCCCAGAAATCGTCGACAGCACAG AATGAACAGAGTACACCTACTAATCCTCGTACAGCATATCCTGACTGGTCCCAGTTTCAG GCATACTATAATGTCCCTGGTACGGCTCAAATGACCCCACCAGCTTATTTTCATTCAACGGTGACTCCAGGTCCTCAGGGGCATCCATATATGTGGGGTCCACAG ATGATGCCTCCTTACGGGACACCGCCACCATACACAACAATGTATGCTCAAGGCACACCATATCAGCAGGCTCCTATGCCACCG ACATCTGGCGCTGGAGGGTCGGAGACAGATAAGTCAAACAAAAATAAGCGGAAGACTCCCCTGAAGAGATCCAAAGGAAGCTTAGGTAGTCTGGACGTAGTTACAGTAAAAGATAAAACGCCACCTACAAAACCTTTAGTGTCATCCTCCAATGAAGGTTCTTCACAAAG CGAGAGTGGAAGCGGAAGTTATTCTGGAGGGAGCAGTACAAATTCTAAAAGT GGTTCACACACAAAGGATGGTTCTGAGCACGGCCCGGCTAATG ATGCTAGCAATAAAGGAGTCACTGCTCAGGGCACAGCAGTTGAGCCCACACAAGTATCTTCTGGGCCAGTTGTGCTTAACCCTATGATGCCATATTGGCCTGTTCCCCCTCCCATGCCTGGCCAAGCAACTGGTGTAAGCATGGGAGTGGATTACTGGGGTGCTCCTACTTCTGTACCTATGCATGGCAAAGCTGTCGCTGCACCGACATCTGCTCCTTCATCAAATTCTCGTGATATCGTTCTTAGTGATCCGGTCATACAG GATGAACGAGAAGTGAAGAAACAAAAACGGAAGCAATCAAACAGGGAATCAGCTCGTCGCTCTAGATTGCGCAAGCAG GCTGAATGGGAGGAAGTAGCCAGTCGAGCTGATTTGCTGAAGCAGGAGAACAGTTCACTTAAGGAAGAATTGAAACAACTTCAGGAGAAGTGTGATAACTTGACCTCAGAAAATACATCTTTACAT GAAAAGCTTAAAGCGCTTGATAGTGAGAAACCAAATGGAAACTTGTGA
- the LOC125552369 gene encoding bZIP transcription factor 16-like isoform X1 — MGKGDVATRSKSQKSSTAQNEQSTPTNPRTAYPDWSQFQAYYNVPGTAQMTPPAYFHSTVTPGPQGHPYMWGPQMMPPYGTPPPYTTMYAQGTPYQQAPMPPGSHPYSPYPVQAPNGTVQTPTSGAGGSETDKSNKNKRKTPLKRSKGSLGSLDVVTVKDKTPPTKPLVSSSNEGSSQSESGSGSYSGGSSTNSKSGSHTKDGSEHGPANDASNKGVTAQGTAVEPTQVSSGPVVLNPMMPYWPVPPPMPGQATGVSMGVDYWGAPTSVPMHGKAVAAPTSAPSSNSRDIVLSDPVIQDEREVKKQKRKQSNRESARRSRLRKQAEWEEVASRADLLKQENSSLKEELKQLQEKCDNLTSENTSLHEKLKALDSEKPNGNL, encoded by the exons ATGGGAAAGGGAGATGTGGCCACTAGGTCCAAATCCCAGAAATCGTCGACAGCACAG AATGAACAGAGTACACCTACTAATCCTCGTACAGCATATCCTGACTGGTCCCAGTTTCAG GCATACTATAATGTCCCTGGTACGGCTCAAATGACCCCACCAGCTTATTTTCATTCAACGGTGACTCCAGGTCCTCAGGGGCATCCATATATGTGGGGTCCACAG ATGATGCCTCCTTACGGGACACCGCCACCATACACAACAATGTATGCTCAAGGCACACCATATCAGCAGGCTCCTATGCCACCG GGCTCACACCCATACAGCCCATATCCTGTTCAAGCACCAAATGGGACAGTTCAAACTCCT ACATCTGGCGCTGGAGGGTCGGAGACAGATAAGTCAAACAAAAATAAGCGGAAGACTCCCCTGAAGAGATCCAAAGGAAGCTTAGGTAGTCTGGACGTAGTTACAGTAAAAGATAAAACGCCACCTACAAAACCTTTAGTGTCATCCTCCAATGAAGGTTCTTCACAAAG CGAGAGTGGAAGCGGAAGTTATTCTGGAGGGAGCAGTACAAATTCTAAAAGT GGTTCACACACAAAGGATGGTTCTGAGCACGGCCCGGCTAATG ATGCTAGCAATAAAGGAGTCACTGCTCAGGGCACAGCAGTTGAGCCCACACAAGTATCTTCTGGGCCAGTTGTGCTTAACCCTATGATGCCATATTGGCCTGTTCCCCCTCCCATGCCTGGCCAAGCAACTGGTGTAAGCATGGGAGTGGATTACTGGGGTGCTCCTACTTCTGTACCTATGCATGGCAAAGCTGTCGCTGCACCGACATCTGCTCCTTCATCAAATTCTCGTGATATCGTTCTTAGTGATCCGGTCATACAG GATGAACGAGAAGTGAAGAAACAAAAACGGAAGCAATCAAACAGGGAATCAGCTCGTCGCTCTAGATTGCGCAAGCAG GCTGAATGGGAGGAAGTAGCCAGTCGAGCTGATTTGCTGAAGCAGGAGAACAGTTCACTTAAGGAAGAATTGAAACAACTTCAGGAGAAGTGTGATAACTTGACCTCAGAAAATACATCTTTACAT GAAAAGCTTAAAGCGCTTGATAGTGAGAAACCAAATGGAAACTTGTGA
- the LOC125552370 gene encoding protein TITANIA-like gives MFGDSDGSKDPGAAPPPADQPFPNRELTLSSYLCDKPTLASAAAAEAAASAAAAASAAAPGPSSPPNPNPAADAAADAANAKLCVERDFLHLSAPKRGDPPGDDSSVVGGKKPRLDSLQLSLSLPSDGPGQGQAQPQQQLPSAPAADGDLRAASAGAAAAPPPRRTYSATTGRTRSINSDDMSYSYSMFSHNPSCSLTHNSTDIYAAGEGTNGSVHSRFNFRPMGDGSVAFATPPMKEGTSAFFPTELPAKMAAGSAGGSFDGGRGGHTSRPDRILRDIVSDSVSAMAHVLQEFPSESLEVLRAAVRSMVDAPEKRDDLASLQRRLERRSDLTAEALARANRTQLEILVAIKTGSAAFVTGKGRVPSSELVEMFLMTRCRNLNCKSMLPVDDCECKICSSNKGFCGACMCPVCHKFDCAANTCSWVGCDVCGHWCHAACGLERNLIRPGPTLKGPIGTTEMQFQCLGCSHSSEMFGFVKEVFNCCAENWNAETLMKELDVVRKIFAASDDFEGKGLHAKAEEVLSMLSKKVISLPDALNNMLQFFKYGVTDCSVTGSKSKGILAANQASQSTIPLLSPTISPPKSFNFNASTSILDSQIDALKTSPKSLSIEPRFGSSSNPLAIEPRFGASSKPLSVDSRFGASPKPLSVDSCFNASPKPLSIDSHFSASPKPLSIEPHFSTTSKDDEASTLETVVKCKEAEAKLFQKLADDARKEVENYRQMVRNRIQSMEEEYASKVAKLCFQEAEEKRRKKMEELKTLENSHYDYHKMKLRMQTEIQGLLERMEATKKMWV, from the exons ATGTTCGGCGACTCCGACGGATCCAAGGACCccggcgccgcgccgccgcccgccgaccAGCCCTTCCCCAACCGCGAGCTCACCCTCAGCAGCTACCTCTGCGACAAGCCCAccctcgcctccgccgccgccgccgaggccgctgCTTCCGCGGCCGCCGCGGCATCCGCAGCGGCGCCGGGCCCCTCCTCGCCTCCCAACCCCAaccccgccgccgacgccgcgGCCGACGCCGCCAACGCCAAGCTCTGCGTGGAGCGCGACTTCCTCCACCTCTCCGCGCCCAAGCGCGGCGATCCCCCCGGGGACGACTCCTCCGTGGTCGGCGGGAAGAAGCCCCGCCTCGACTCCCTGCAGCTCTCGCTCTCCCTCCCGTCCGACGGGCCCGGGCAGGGGCAGGCGCAGCCGCAGCAGCAGCTCCCGTCGGCCCCCGCCGCCGATGGAGATCTCCGGGCCGCGtcggccggcgccgccgccgcgccgcccccaAGGCGGACCTACAGCGCCACCACGGGCCGCACCCGGAGCATCAACTCCGACGACATGTCCTACTCCTACTCCATGTTCTCGCACAACCCCAGCTGCTCCCTCACGCACAACTCCACCGACATCTACGCCGCCGGGGAGGGCACCAACGGCTCCGTGCACAGCCGATTCAATTTCCGCCCCATGGGGGACGGCAGCGTCGCCTTCGCCACGCCGCCGATGAAGGAGGGCACCTCCGCCTTCTTCCCCACCGAGCTCCCCGCCAAGATGGCGGCGGGCAGCGCCGGTGGCAGCTTCGACGGCGGCCGCGGCGGGCATACGTCGCGGCCTGATAGGATCCTGCGGGACATCGTGTCTGACTCCGTGTCGGCCATGGCGCATGTGCTGCAGGAGTTCCCCAGCGAGTCCCTGGAGGTGCTGCGGGCGGCGGTGCGGAGCATGGTCGACGCTCCGGAGAAGAGGGACGACCTGGCCAGCCTGCAGCGGAGGCTGGAGCGCCGGTCGGACCTGACGGCCGAGGCACTGGCGCGGGCCAACAGGACGCAGTTGGAGATCCTGGTGGCCATCAAGACTGGTTCGGCCGCGTTCGTCACCGGCAAGGGCCGCGTACCGAGCAGCGAGCTCGTGGAGATGTTCCTCATGACACGGTGCCGCAACCTCAACTGCAAGAGCATGCTGCCTGTGGACGATTGCGAGTGTAAGATTTGCTCCAGCAACAAAGGGTTCTGTGGAGCATGTATGTGCCCGGTGTGCCACAAGTTCGACTGTGCTGCAAATACCTGCAGCTGGGTCGGTTGTGATGTTTGCGGCCATTGGTGCCATGCCGCATGCGGTCTGGAGAGGAACTTGATCAGACCAGGCCCGACGCTGAAGGGGCCGATAGGGACGACTGAGATGCAGTTCCAGTGTCTTGGTTGCAGCCATTCTTCTGAGATGTTTGGATTTGTTAAGGAGGTGTTCAACTGTTGCGCAGAGAACTGGAATGCTGAGACGCTGATGAAAGAGCTAGATGTTGTCAGGAAGATATTTGCTGCTAGTGATGATTTTGAGGGGAAGGGGCTTCATGCCAAGGCTGAAGAGGTCCTCAGCATGCTTTCAAAGAAAGTTATCTCCCTGCCGGATGCATTGAACAACATGCTGCAATTCTTCAAAT ATGGCGTTACCGACTGCTCTGTTACTGGCAGCAAGTCCAAAGGCATATTGGCAGCAAATCAGGCGAGCCAATCTACGATTCCCCTTCTATCTCCGACCATCAGTCCACCCAAATCCTTCAATTTCAATGCCAGCACCTCCATTCTCGACTCACAGATTGATGCGCTCAAGACCAGCCCAAAGTCCCTCTCTATTGAACCCCGTTTTGGCTCCAGCTCAAACCCGCTTGCAATTGAACCCCGTTTTGGCGCCAGCTCGAAGCCGCTGTCCGTCGATTCCCGTTTCGGCGCCAGCCCGAAGCCGCTGTCCGTTGATTCCTGTTTCAACGCCAGCCCAAAGCCGCTGTCCATTGATTCCCATTTCAGTGCCAGCCCTAAGCCGCTCTCTATCGAGCCTCATTTCAGCACCACCTCAAAGGACGACGAAGCCTCCACCCTCGAGACCGTCGTCAAGTGCAAGGAAGCCGAAGCAAAACTGTTCCAGAAGCTGGCTGACGACGCCCGGAAGGAGGTGGAGAACTACCGGCAGATGGTCCGCAACAGAATCCAGAGCATGGAGGAGGAGTACGCGTCGAAGGTGGCGAAGCTGTGCTTccaggaggcggaggagaagaggaggaagaagatggagGAGCTCAAGACGCTGGAGAACTCGCACTACGACTACCACAAGATGAAGCTGCGGATGCAGACCGAGATCCAGGGCCTGCTCGAGCGGATGGAGGCCACAAAGAAGATGTGGGTGTAG